A single genomic interval of Spirosoma linguale DSM 74 harbors:
- a CDS encoding two component signal transduction response regulator (KEGG: pca:Pcar_2709 two component signal transduction response regulator) produces MEITHNSLRSLEMESEVFIDQFREIIEATNDVIWVRPVDTLELIYISPSYERITGRSIEDAYKKPSTILDSVTVSDRKAVWNTFAEFTTNNTTLRFTYKDQNGSIAWGKSGCIRFLMTQGYPSVELAL; encoded by the coding sequence ATGGAAATAACTCATAACTCCCTCAGGTCCCTGGAAATGGAAAGTGAAGTTTTTATTGATCAATTTAGAGAAATTATAGAAGCCACTAATGATGTTATTTGGGTTCGACCAGTTGATACCCTTGAGCTCATTTACATCAGCCCCTCCTATGAACGGATTACCGGACGATCAATAGAAGATGCTTATAAAAAACCATCTACCATCCTCGATTCAGTAACGGTTTCTGATCGAAAGGCTGTATGGAATACGTTTGCAGAGTTTACTACCAACAATACCACCTTACGGTTCACGTATAAAGATCAGAACGGATCTATTGCTTGGGGGAAAAGCGGGTGTATACGGTTTTTGATGACGCAGGGATACCCGTCCGTCGAATTGGCGTTATAA
- a CDS encoding histidine kinase (PFAM: ATP-binding region ATPase domain protein; histidine kinase A domain protein~SMART: ATP-binding region ATPase domain protein; histidine kinase A domain protein~KEGG: oan:Oant_2874 integral membrane sensor signal transduction histidine kinase), which produces MRLQENLRQQREISSKKSTFVRTASHELRTPISSIYSGLELIELLSENVSDKTLSQKIGFFARQSCQQIKRLNTLISDISTLEKYNSGEIASHFSDFEVVRFCRNIINRIQSENVLNQQIQFTSAIHEQLVNLDSTLLDLCLTNLLGNALKYSTQTKMAVQVILSQTEDGIQLVVKDYGIGISAEELAKVGTYFFRASNSMGVTGSGLGLVFVRLAINLLGGSLEISSELTKGTACILKFPTRIYK; this is translated from the coding sequence ATGCGTTTGCAGGAAAACTTGCGTCAACAACGAGAAATCAGTAGTAAAAAATCCACATTCGTCAGAACTGCCTCCCACGAATTGCGCACCCCGATTTCTTCGATATATTCAGGCTTAGAGTTAATTGAACTGTTATCAGAAAATGTTTCTGATAAGACACTAAGTCAAAAAATAGGTTTTTTTGCTCGTCAATCCTGTCAGCAAATCAAACGTTTGAATACGCTGATAAGCGACATTTCAACCCTTGAGAAATACAATTCAGGTGAAATTGCATCTCATTTTAGTGATTTCGAAGTAGTTAGATTTTGTAGAAACATCATCAATCGAATTCAGAGTGAAAACGTACTTAACCAACAAATACAGTTTACCAGTGCAATACATGAGCAGCTTGTAAACCTTGATAGTACATTGCTTGATCTATGTCTGACAAATTTGTTAGGTAATGCACTAAAGTATTCGACCCAGACAAAAATGGCGGTTCAGGTTATTCTCTCTCAAACTGAAGATGGAATTCAACTTGTTGTGAAAGATTACGGCATTGGAATCTCGGCTGAAGAATTAGCTAAAGTTGGTACTTATTTTTTCAGGGCTTCCAATTCAATGGGCGTAACTGGTTCGGGCTTAGGTCTGGTTTTCGTCAGACTTGCTATCAACTTACTGGGAGGCAGTTTAGAAATTAGTAGTGAGCTTACTAAAGGGACAGCATGTATACTCAAGTTTCCGACTAGGATATATAAATAA
- a CDS encoding response regulator receiver protein (PFAM: response regulator receiver~SMART: response regulator receiver~KEGG: ccs:CCNA_00625 two-component receiver domain protein), whose translation MNPEVSKILFIEDDSALRTNVAELLTIKGYDVLIAANGAEGIYLAKDGIPNLILCDLSMPDMNGQQVMEAIRNIPAAAHIPFLFLTGQSDPSVLHQQMGLKTIDYLAKPFQLTDLLVAINNRLAKGIN comes from the coding sequence GTGAATCCAGAAGTGAGTAAGATCCTATTTATTGAAGATGATTCTGCACTACGGACGAATGTAGCTGAACTCCTCACCATAAAAGGATATGACGTGTTAATTGCAGCTAATGGTGCAGAGGGAATATATCTGGCTAAGGATGGTATACCCAATCTAATACTATGCGACCTATCCATGCCAGATATGAACGGACAACAGGTTATGGAAGCTATACGCAATATCCCGGCTGCAGCTCATATTCCCTTTTTATTTCTGACCGGGCAGTCTGATCCATCAGTCTTACACCAACAAATGGGACTTAAGACCATTGATTACTTAGCTAAGCCTTTTCAGCTGACAGATTTGTTGGTTGCAATAAATAACCGCTTAGCCAAAGGCATCAACTAA
- a CDS encoding glucosamine/fructose-6-phosphate aminotransferase, isomerizing (TIGRFAM: glucosamine/fructose-6-phosphate aminotransferase, isomerizing~PFAM: sugar isomerase (SIS); glutamine amidotransferase class-II~KEGG: gme:Gmet_1487 glucosamine--fructose-6- phosphate aminotransferase) — protein MCGIVAYIGHREACSLVLKGLKRLEYRGYDSAGIALINQQGLAVFKKKGKVAALQHELTGKDVQANIGMGHTRWATHGEPNDVNAHPHYSFHRKLAIIHNGIIENYAAIKQALLKKGHTFASETDTEVLGQFIEDIWENNGGSLEEAVRLALQEVVGAYAIVIMSQEEPNQLIAARKGSPLVIGVGQQEFFLASDATPIVEYTKDVIYLNDYEVAVIKDSELSVVTLDNTTITPYVHKVELELEAIEKGGFDHFMLKEIFEQPRSIADSMRGRVQAQEGLLQLGGLRDYLDKLAKSKRIVIIGCGTSWHAGLVAEYIFEELARIPVEVEYASEFRYRNPIIKEGDIVIAISQSGETADTLAAIELAKSKGATIFGVCNVVGSSIARATHAGAFTHAGPEIGVASTKAFTAQVTVLTLMALAAAHRKGTLSESLFRQLLTELESIPAKVEQVLQAADKIKEIAYIFTYARNFIYLGRGLNFPVALEGALKLKEISYIHAEGYPAAEMKHGPIALIDEDMPVVVIATQDSSYEKVVSNIQEVKARKGRVIAIVTEGDSHLPGLVDFTIEIPRVHEILVPLVSVVPLQLLSYYIAVMRGRNVDQPRNLAKSVTVE, from the coding sequence ATGTGTGGCATTGTTGCTTATATAGGGCACCGGGAAGCCTGCTCCCTGGTGCTGAAAGGATTGAAACGACTTGAGTACCGGGGCTACGACAGCGCCGGCATCGCCCTGATCAACCAGCAAGGACTGGCCGTATTCAAGAAAAAAGGGAAAGTAGCCGCCCTCCAACACGAACTTACCGGGAAAGACGTCCAGGCAAACATCGGCATGGGACACACCCGATGGGCCACCCACGGCGAACCAAACGACGTCAACGCTCACCCCCACTACTCCTTCCACCGCAAACTGGCCATCATCCACAACGGCATCATCGAGAACTATGCCGCCATCAAACAGGCCCTGCTTAAGAAAGGTCACACCTTCGCCAGCGAAACCGATACCGAGGTGCTGGGCCAGTTCATCGAAGACATCTGGGAAAACAACGGCGGCTCCCTGGAAGAAGCCGTCCGGCTGGCCCTTCAGGAAGTGGTCGGGGCCTATGCCATTGTCATCATGAGCCAGGAGGAGCCCAACCAGCTCATTGCTGCCCGCAAAGGCTCGCCCCTGGTCATTGGTGTGGGCCAGCAGGAATTCTTCCTGGCCTCCGATGCCACCCCCATTGTCGAGTATACCAAAGACGTCATCTACCTCAACGACTACGAAGTCGCCGTTATCAAGGATAGTGAACTGTCCGTTGTTACCCTCGATAACACTACTATTACCCCCTACGTCCATAAGGTGGAACTGGAACTGGAAGCCATCGAGAAAGGCGGCTTCGACCACTTCATGCTCAAGGAGATCTTCGAGCAACCCCGCTCCATTGCCGACTCCATGCGGGGGCGGGTCCAGGCCCAGGAAGGCCTCCTCCAACTGGGCGGCCTGCGCGACTACCTCGACAAGCTGGCCAAGTCCAAGCGCATCGTTATCATTGGCTGCGGCACTTCCTGGCACGCCGGGCTGGTAGCCGAGTACATCTTCGAAGAGCTGGCCCGCATTCCCGTGGAGGTCGAGTACGCGTCGGAGTTCCGTTACCGCAACCCCATCATCAAGGAAGGCGATATCGTCATTGCCATCTCCCAGTCGGGCGAGACGGCCGACACGCTGGCGGCCATCGAGCTGGCCAAGTCGAAGGGGGCCACCATCTTCGGGGTTTGTAACGTGGTGGGCTCGTCTATTGCCCGGGCCACCCATGCGGGGGCCTTCACCCACGCGGGTCCTGAGATTGGGGTAGCCAGCACGAAGGCTTTCACAGCCCAGGTGACGGTGCTGACCCTGATGGCCCTGGCAGCGGCTCATCGGAAAGGGACGCTCTCGGAGTCGCTGTTCCGGCAGCTGCTGACGGAGCTGGAGAGCATCCCGGCCAAGGTGGAGCAGGTCTTACAGGCAGCCGACAAGATTAAGGAAATCGCCTACATTTTCACGTATGCCCGTAACTTCATTTATCTGGGTCGTGGGCTAAACTTTCCGGTAGCGCTGGAGGGGGCTCTGAAGTTGAAAGAGATCAGTTACATCCATGCTGAGGGTTACCCGGCGGCCGAGATGAAGCACGGTCCGATTGCGCTGATCGATGAAGACATGCCGGTGGTGGTGATTGCCACTCAGGACAGTTCGTACGAGAAGGTGGTGTCCAACATTCAGGAAGTGAAAGCGCGGAAAGGTCGGGTAATCGCCATTGTGACGGAGGGCGACAGTCACTTACCGGGGCTGGTTGATTTCACCATTGAGATACCCAGGGTGCACGAGATTCTGGTGCCGTTGGTGTCGGTGGTGCCCTTGCAGCTGCTGTCGTATTACATTGCCGTGATGCGGGGCCGCAACGTGGACCAGCCCAGAAACCTGGCCAAGTCCGTAACGGTGGAATAG
- a CDS encoding transcriptional regulator, TetR family (PFAM: regulatory protein TetR~KEGG: dal:Dalk_2333 transcriptional regulator, TetR family) produces the protein MMKDQGQSLSPTREKILDSFCSILVEQGLANATVTNIAEKAGVSKVLIYKYFGGLDGLVKCYIQRGGLFPKLTNFEQILLNETSLENLQYIWYLKFKQISINYKESNEYKALIEEGLLSNSKVAASITNVIDGEINSFFKQLSPIEGIDMEAISALLISGLSYLCTFEKKNRLFLGDTFPSDQSWNRIDSAIKTIFSSLGKAK, from the coding sequence ATGATGAAAGACCAAGGTCAGAGTCTGTCGCCGACTCGTGAAAAAATTTTAGATTCGTTTTGCTCTATTTTAGTTGAACAAGGGTTGGCTAACGCTACGGTGACAAATATTGCCGAGAAAGCCGGAGTTAGTAAGGTATTGATATATAAATACTTTGGTGGTTTAGATGGGTTAGTAAAATGTTATATACAAAGAGGAGGCCTCTTTCCTAAACTCACCAATTTTGAACAGATTCTACTGAATGAGACATCTCTGGAAAATCTTCAGTATATCTGGTATCTAAAATTTAAGCAGATAAGTATTAATTATAAAGAGTCAAATGAGTACAAAGCTCTTATTGAAGAAGGACTGTTATCAAATTCAAAAGTAGCTGCCAGTATTACAAACGTGATTGATGGCGAAATTAATTCGTTTTTTAAACAGCTTTCACCAATTGAAGGAATCGATATGGAAGCTATTTCTGCATTGTTAATCAGTGGACTATCATATCTATGTACGTTTGAGAAAAAAAACAGATTGTTTTTGGGAGATACGTTTCCCTCAGACCAAAGCTGGAATCGGATCGATTCAGCGATAAAAACAATTTTTTCGTCGTTAGGGAAGGCTAAATAA
- a CDS encoding NusG antitermination factor (PFAM: NGN domain protein~KEGG: neu:NE0468 putative transcriptional activator): protein MPWYVLCTKPRKEKFLAKLLAEKQIEVYCPLIRRKRRWSDRIKTVEEPLFPCYCFVNVKESERADVFVTPGIVRYLYWLGKPAIVKDKEIDLIKLTLNQFDHDLIHLESFNPKDKVVINSGSFMGQGGTVVNQQGIKVLIHLDSLQLCIRVDTSKTLIAKE from the coding sequence ATGCCTTGGTATGTTTTATGTACTAAACCTCGTAAAGAAAAATTTCTTGCGAAATTGTTAGCAGAAAAACAGATCGAAGTCTATTGCCCTTTAATTCGGCGTAAACGTCGGTGGTCAGATCGAATTAAAACGGTTGAAGAGCCTTTGTTCCCATGCTATTGTTTTGTTAATGTGAAAGAGTCGGAACGTGCAGATGTGTTTGTTACCCCTGGTATAGTTCGATATCTATACTGGCTCGGAAAACCCGCTATAGTTAAAGATAAAGAAATTGATTTGATCAAATTAACTTTAAATCAGTTTGATCATGATCTAATTCATCTGGAGTCGTTTAACCCGAAAGATAAAGTTGTTATTAATTCTGGCTCTTTTATGGGTCAGGGAGGCACTGTTGTAAATCAGCAAGGGATAAAGGTATTAATACATCTGGATTCTCTTCAACTGTGTATAAGGGTCGATACTTCCAAAACGCTAATAGCTAAAGAATAA
- a CDS encoding hypothetical protein (KEGG: hypothetical protein), translating into MVKYHLNLVELIGTTFLNSGFLKEGKWLIWLFITISYTAPASHILGGDITMEYLGKPGYYRVGINFIFGAGYAPPKTVGISIYKKNTGGLVQNLTVDLAEIKPISLSYKDIPCIKSSGLNVDLIRYSRDIQFNPRNFTDANGYYIIYATANRTAVDNFKTAGNVGIVYRLDFPAMQQAGGIDFVNSSPQFTFTNTAYSCVGTPFSFNFDAFDKDGDELRYFLVAPLQSYLPNGGVFTNVEFMPGYTASNPIMGVPPLSIDQRTGKLTMKATQTGLFVFTVEVEEWRQGQRLGAIRRDFLVPVIDCRVDIPPPAAISYQNKTASEIDLCPGTSAVLSVDSNPNWAYQWKKDGVELSGSTSPRLTVNTTGVYSVTKRFAKKCGGDTTSIGVKVRSIPTPSVTIKAPKSPYCLGDTLTLEAAGIADFRYTWRRNGKLLNGITSSIIRCTENGLYKVEGGPITANCTGVDSLKILFNSQPKTSLTASAMSFCPRDSIMLTTVDSLDYQYSWMPAGGTINSNRLIVKSEGSYQVKVTNKAGCSTTSPPIYIRQLPLPVILFDSIRPVCTSETTPVLLIASPTGGLFGGTSVKGNTFNPQGIAAGKYPVTYTVKSQEGCTNQQTRWVSVLNGPSITLADTFKIKRGKAVQLMATTTDATKFSWTPRLYFTLDDFYDLQPSVQPTKSISYTLTAYNIEGCPSKAKTTVIVQESLYMADAFTPNGDNQNDNWEIRNSSIYPDCEVSIYNRWGQLIYQSTGYNIPWDGTFQQKKVPEGVYTYQIIPDKNDKPIIGTVLVLY; encoded by the coding sequence ATGGTTAAGTATCATCTAAATCTAGTCGAATTAATTGGTACCACCTTTCTAAACTCCGGTTTCTTGAAAGAAGGAAAATGGCTGATCTGGCTATTCATTACTATATCTTATACGGCACCAGCATCCCACATTCTTGGTGGAGATATTACCATGGAATATCTTGGCAAACCCGGTTATTACCGGGTGGGTATAAATTTCATTTTTGGCGCAGGCTATGCTCCGCCTAAAACTGTGGGTATTTCTATTTACAAAAAGAATACTGGAGGGCTGGTACAGAATTTAACGGTTGACTTAGCAGAGATTAAACCTATATCGTTAAGTTATAAAGACATCCCTTGTATAAAGTCCAGTGGTTTAAACGTGGACCTTATACGATATAGCCGGGACATACAATTTAATCCAAGGAACTTTACAGATGCTAATGGATACTATATTATATACGCCACTGCTAATAGAACTGCAGTTGATAACTTTAAAACGGCTGGAAATGTAGGCATTGTATACCGACTTGACTTTCCAGCCATGCAACAGGCCGGTGGCATTGACTTTGTTAACTCTTCTCCTCAATTTACGTTTACAAACACAGCTTATAGTTGTGTAGGCACCCCATTTAGTTTCAATTTCGATGCCTTTGATAAGGATGGTGACGAACTGCGCTATTTTCTGGTAGCTCCACTGCAAAGCTACCTACCCAATGGGGGCGTTTTCACAAACGTTGAGTTTATGCCAGGCTACACAGCCAGCAACCCAATTATGGGCGTCCCACCCTTAAGTATTGACCAGCGTACGGGAAAACTTACGATGAAAGCTACCCAGACAGGTCTTTTTGTTTTTACCGTTGAAGTGGAGGAATGGCGGCAAGGGCAACGGCTTGGCGCTATCCGTAGAGATTTTCTGGTACCAGTTATTGACTGTAGAGTGGACATACCACCCCCCGCTGCTATTTCGTACCAGAACAAGACTGCAAGCGAAATTGACCTGTGTCCTGGCACATCCGCAGTACTTTCCGTCGATAGCAACCCGAACTGGGCCTATCAATGGAAGAAGGATGGGGTTGAACTATCCGGTAGTACCAGCCCCCGATTGACAGTTAATACAACTGGGGTTTACTCCGTTACCAAACGATTTGCGAAAAAATGTGGTGGAGACACTACGTCAATTGGTGTCAAGGTGCGCTCCATCCCTACTCCTTCCGTCACCATAAAAGCGCCAAAATCACCCTATTGTCTTGGTGACACTCTTACATTAGAAGCGGCAGGAATCGCTGATTTTCGATACACCTGGCGAAGGAACGGCAAACTGCTGAATGGCATAACCAGTTCCATTATACGTTGTACTGAAAATGGTCTTTACAAGGTGGAAGGTGGGCCAATTACGGCTAACTGTACAGGGGTAGATAGTCTTAAGATACTTTTTAACTCGCAGCCTAAGACCTCTTTGACGGCTTCTGCCATGAGCTTTTGCCCTAGAGATTCCATCATGTTAACTACGGTAGACAGCCTTGATTACCAGTACAGTTGGATGCCTGCGGGGGGAACTATCAACTCAAATCGCTTGATAGTAAAGAGCGAAGGAAGCTATCAGGTAAAAGTTACGAACAAGGCTGGATGTAGTACAACTTCACCACCAATATACATTCGTCAACTACCACTGCCCGTTATTCTATTCGACTCCATCAGGCCTGTATGTACCTCCGAAACCACTCCTGTTCTATTGATTGCTTCACCAACAGGCGGTCTGTTCGGTGGTACTTCGGTTAAAGGAAATACGTTCAATCCTCAGGGAATAGCGGCCGGAAAGTATCCTGTCACTTATACTGTAAAGAGCCAGGAGGGCTGTACCAATCAGCAAACGAGGTGGGTGTCTGTACTGAATGGTCCTTCTATTACGTTGGCGGATACGTTCAAAATAAAACGAGGCAAAGCTGTTCAATTAATGGCTACAACCACTGATGCGACCAAGTTTTCATGGACACCCAGGCTCTACTTTACTCTGGATGACTTCTACGATCTACAACCCAGTGTACAGCCAACTAAATCAATAAGCTATACCCTTACAGCGTACAATATTGAAGGATGTCCCTCAAAAGCTAAAACAACAGTTATCGTTCAGGAAAGTCTCTATATGGCCGATGCATTTACACCAAATGGAGATAATCAAAATGACAATTGGGAAATTAGAAATAGCAGTATTTATCCGGATTGCGAGGTTAGTATATACAATCGATGGGGCCAGCTTATTTACCAGTCAACAGGGTACAACATCCCATGGGATGGCACTTTCCAGCAAAAAAAGGTGCCCGAGGGCGTATATACTTACCAAATAATTCCAGACAAGAACGATAAGCCAATCATTGGAACTGTTCTAGTGCTTTATTAA
- a CDS encoding Integrase catalytic region (PFAM: Integrase catalytic region~KEGG: mch:Mchl_5505 integrase catalytic region): MTQSEKMEIISLVEQSPLSVKATLRELGINRATFYSWYKRYLSDGFDGLADQPCRRTSIWNQLPIAEKNRIVELALDRPDLSSRELACYIVDNEQWFVSESTVYRVLKSRGLITTPAYRLMEAADHFYNPTTAPNQLWQTDFTYFKIKHWGWYYLSTVLDDYSRYILAWELCPGMQATDVERTVQAALKASSLKSGQRPRMLSDNGSAYVSRYLKDYLKGESIDHIRSAPFHPMTQGKIERYHRSMKNVLLLEHYYSPDELRTRLTEWVDYYNHQRYHESLDNVRPADAYWGRQEQILAHRQKTKQLSLSQRRKNHIFQRAQSG, translated from the coding sequence ATGACTCAGTCCGAGAAAATGGAGATTATAAGCTTAGTCGAACAGTCACCCCTGAGCGTAAAGGCCACGTTACGGGAACTGGGGATCAACCGAGCTACTTTTTACAGTTGGTATAAGCGTTATTTAAGCGATGGCTTTGATGGCTTGGCCGATCAGCCTTGCCGTCGGACAAGCATCTGGAATCAACTACCAATAGCTGAAAAAAATCGAATTGTTGAGCTAGCTTTAGATCGCCCTGACCTTTCCAGTCGCGAACTGGCTTGCTATATTGTTGATAACGAGCAATGGTTTGTGTCGGAATCGACGGTTTACCGGGTTCTCAAAAGTCGGGGACTAATCACTACCCCTGCCTATCGGTTGATGGAAGCGGCTGACCACTTCTATAATCCTACCACGGCACCCAATCAACTTTGGCAGACCGACTTTACGTACTTTAAGATCAAGCATTGGGGATGGTATTATCTGTCGACAGTGCTGGATGACTACTCTCGCTATATTTTAGCCTGGGAACTCTGTCCAGGCATGCAGGCGACCGATGTGGAGCGAACCGTCCAAGCTGCTCTGAAAGCGAGTAGCCTGAAAAGTGGTCAGCGGCCACGTATGCTGTCCGACAATGGGTCGGCTTATGTGTCTCGGTATCTAAAGGATTATCTGAAAGGAGAAAGCATCGATCATATTCGTAGCGCTCCCTTTCATCCTATGACCCAAGGAAAGATTGAGCGGTATCATCGATCCATGAAAAACGTCCTGTTATTGGAACACTACTATAGTCCGGATGAACTAAGAACCCGTCTAACGGAGTGGGTAGACTACTATAATCATCAACGGTACCATGAATCATTGGACAACGTACGGCCGGCGGATGCTTACTGGGGTCGCCAAGAGCAGATCTTGGCCCATCGGCAAAAAACGAAGCAGCTAAGTTTGTCCCAACGCCGGAAAAATCATATTTTTCAGCGAGCCCAAAGTGGCTAA
- a CDS encoding transposase IS3/IS911 family protein (PFAM: transposase IS3/IS911 family protein~KEGG: mno:Mnod_6452 transposase IS3/IS911 family protein) — MSKSTKPTPSKRSAANSSTSAERKPALSIIKDIQRQTRRQYTAEEKIRIVLEGLQGEQSVAEICRREGLNTNIYYRWSKEFLEAGKKRLAGDTTREATAPEVQSIKSENEALKQLVAELSLENRVLKKSLKADD; from the coding sequence ATGTCCAAATCGACTAAACCAACTCCATCAAAACGTTCCGCAGCTAACTCATCGACTTCGGCGGAACGAAAACCGGCCTTATCCATCATCAAAGACATTCAGCGACAAACCCGACGCCAATACACGGCGGAAGAAAAGATTCGCATTGTGCTGGAAGGCCTACAAGGCGAACAGTCAGTAGCCGAGATCTGTCGGCGAGAAGGACTCAACACCAACATTTATTACCGCTGGAGTAAAGAGTTCCTAGAAGCGGGTAAAAAGCGATTAGCCGGTGACACAACCCGGGAAGCCACTGCTCCTGAAGTGCAGTCCATCAAGTCCGAAAATGAGGCCCTCAAACAGCTGGTAGCCGAACTAAGCTTGGAGAATCGGGTATTAAAAAAAAGCCTTAAGGCCGACGACTAA
- a CDS encoding lipopolysaccharide biosynthesis protein (PFAM: lipopolysaccharide biosynthesis protein~KEGG: sun:SUN_1559 capsular polysaccharide biosynthesis protein) codes for MEDKNSIFNEESEDESNVLNQLFKYIRYWYWFVISVLITLTVAYIYLNQYTPIYQVKATLLIKDEESLKKAKGEDIIEEFSVGSSKQLENEITVLRSRSLIGKVIDELGLTTSYWKKDRFRDIEIYKTAPVKVNVTNLTDYAYQHALFIKTGSKETYQLFNQDMKMLGTFLYSQDVKSEFGSFRVFQSKSPGVDSVSLVKVVFLNKAVLINELINSIQVSQLVDNSSFLSLIIECSLIEKGKDILTTLLDEYAFTSLEEKNREATNTLHFIEERLKLITAELGSVEKDVESFRENKGIIDLSSEANLFLQKIEQNDIKINEADVILKGLNSIEEYINNSKVYVVN; via the coding sequence ATGGAAGATAAGAATAGTATTTTCAATGAGGAATCTGAAGATGAATCAAACGTATTAAATCAACTTTTTAAGTATATACGTTATTGGTATTGGTTCGTTATTTCGGTACTGATCACTTTAACTGTTGCTTATATATATCTGAATCAATACACGCCAATCTATCAAGTTAAGGCAACCTTATTAATTAAGGATGAAGAGTCGCTTAAGAAGGCAAAAGGAGAAGATATTATTGAGGAGTTTTCTGTCGGGTCCAGTAAACAGCTTGAAAATGAAATAACCGTCTTGCGATCAAGATCATTAATTGGTAAAGTAATTGATGAACTGGGCCTTACAACATCTTATTGGAAAAAAGACCGTTTTAGAGATATTGAGATTTATAAAACGGCTCCGGTCAAGGTCAATGTCACAAACTTAACAGATTATGCCTATCAGCATGCCTTGTTCATAAAGACTGGCTCAAAGGAGACCTATCAGTTATTTAACCAAGATATGAAAATGCTGGGCACCTTTCTGTACAGCCAGGATGTAAAATCAGAATTTGGCAGCTTTAGGGTATTTCAGTCAAAATCGCCGGGTGTAGACAGTGTTTCGCTTGTGAAAGTGGTATTTCTTAATAAGGCTGTCCTTATAAATGAATTAATTAACTCCATTCAGGTGAGCCAACTGGTAGATAACAGTTCGTTTCTCTCGCTAATTATTGAATGTTCATTAATTGAAAAAGGGAAAGATATTCTAACAACGTTACTGGACGAATACGCTTTTACTTCTCTTGAAGAGAAGAATAGAGAGGCTACAAATACCCTGCATTTTATTGAAGAACGATTAAAACTTATTACTGCCGAGCTTGGTAGCGTTGAAAAAGACGTAGAGAGTTTTCGTGAGAATAAAGGTATAATCGATCTAAGTTCGGAGGCCAATTTGTTCTTACAGAAGATAGAACAGAATGATATTAAAATAAATGAAGCGGACGTAATATTAAAGGGGTTAAATAGCATTGAGGAATATATTAATAATTCTAAAGTGTACGTCGTCAACTAA